Proteins co-encoded in one Streptomyces roseochromogenus subsp. oscitans DS 12.976 genomic window:
- a CDS encoding MFS transporter, with product MSPASTGASTTVDAATPVPSVDATDSDTRMTPGGPGYRRMSLALFLAGVATFALLYSTQALLPLISGEFGVEASEASWTVAAATGGLALFVLPMSALSERYGRRTVMTASLAVAVAVGLLVPFAPSIGALVVLRAVQGAALAGLPASAQAYLAEEVRPKALITAIGLFVAGNSVGGMSGRVITGWVAQEWGWRVAVGVIGVIAVGCAVAFRLLLPAPRHFKAGSLRPRVLLGTVRDHLANPLLRRLYAIGALFMTVFGGVYTVIGYRLTEAPFGLPQGIAGSIFLVYLVGTVSASVAGRLVGRLGRRGALYLAGGTTAAGLLLSLAPALPLVLLGLVLITAGFFAGHAVASSAVSKTAAHGRAQASALYQSMYYIGSSAGSTVGALAFHADGWAGTVSVGLLAVLGVVTITVLGTRAARVAARSSLVANAH from the coding sequence ATGTCTCCCGCCAGTACCGGGGCGTCCACCACCGTGGACGCCGCAACGCCCGTCCCGTCCGTCGACGCCACCGATTCCGACACCCGAATGACCCCGGGCGGCCCCGGCTACCGCCGGATGAGCCTCGCCCTCTTCCTCGCCGGAGTCGCGACCTTCGCCCTCCTGTACTCCACCCAGGCCCTGCTCCCGCTGATCTCCGGCGAGTTCGGGGTCGAGGCGAGCGAGGCGAGCTGGACCGTGGCGGCCGCGACCGGCGGACTGGCCCTCTTCGTGCTGCCGATGAGCGCCCTGTCGGAGCGCTACGGCCGCCGTACGGTGATGACGGCCTCGCTGGCGGTCGCGGTCGCCGTGGGGCTGCTGGTGCCGTTCGCGCCGTCGATCGGCGCGCTGGTGGTGCTGCGGGCGGTGCAGGGCGCGGCGCTGGCCGGTCTGCCGGCCTCGGCGCAGGCCTATCTGGCCGAGGAGGTCCGGCCGAAGGCGCTGATCACGGCGATCGGCCTGTTCGTCGCGGGCAACAGCGTCGGTGGCATGAGCGGCCGGGTGATCACCGGCTGGGTGGCCCAGGAGTGGGGCTGGCGGGTCGCCGTCGGGGTGATCGGCGTGATCGCCGTCGGCTGCGCGGTGGCGTTCCGGCTGCTGCTGCCGGCTCCCCGGCACTTCAAGGCAGGCTCGCTACGGCCCCGGGTCCTGCTCGGCACGGTCCGCGACCATCTCGCGAACCCGCTGCTGCGGCGCCTGTACGCGATCGGCGCGCTGTTCATGACGGTGTTCGGCGGGGTCTACACGGTGATCGGCTACCGGCTGACCGAGGCGCCGTTCGGGCTGCCGCAGGGCATCGCGGGCTCGATCTTCCTGGTCTATCTGGTGGGCACGGTCTCCGCGTCCGTGGCGGGCCGGCTGGTGGGCCGGCTCGGCCGCCGAGGCGCGCTGTATCTGGCGGGCGGTACGACGGCGGCGGGCCTGCTCCTCTCGCTGGCCCCCGCGCTGCCGCTGGTCCTGCTGGGCCTGGTGCTGATCACGGCGGGCTTCTTCGCGGGCCACGCGGTCGCCTCCTCGGCGGTCAGCAAGACGGCCGCCCACGGCCGCGCCCAGGCCTCGGCCCTGTACCAGTCCATGTACTACATCGGCTCCAGCGCCGGCAGCACGGTGGGCGCGCTGGCGTTCCACGCGGACGGCTGGGCGGGCACGGTGAGCGTGGGTCTCCTGGCGGTCCTGGGGGTTGTGACGATCACGGTGCTGGGCACTCGGGCAGCCCGGGTGGCGGCCCGGAGCTCGCTCGTAGCCAACGCGCACTGA
- a CDS encoding SigE family RNA polymerase sigma factor, translating to MNTLHSISTSAVITRLHDGHRGSEKSGAVSGRGCARGTGRQHTAYMTVVDGHANREDSGEQRRSLTEAADAEAAFTAYVQERRASLYATAYHLTGDRFEAEDLLQSALFSTYKAWDRISDKAAVGGYLRRTMTNLHISAWRRRKLNEYPTEELPETPSDTDAMRGTELRAVLWQALARLPELQRTMLVLRYYEGRTDPEIAEILDISVGTVKSSIWRSLRRLREDEVLSFGRDEEDAFGELVA from the coding sequence ATGAACACGCTGCACAGCATCAGCACCAGCGCCGTAATCACGCGTCTGCACGACGGGCACCGGGGTTCCGAGAAGTCCGGTGCCGTGAGCGGGCGGGGGTGCGCTCGCGGCACCGGGCGTCAGCACACCGCGTACATGACGGTGGTTGACGGACACGCGAACAGGGAGGACTCGGGGGAGCAGCGCCGCTCCCTGACGGAGGCTGCGGATGCCGAAGCGGCGTTCACCGCCTACGTCCAGGAGCGCCGCGCCTCCCTGTACGCCACGGCTTACCACCTCACGGGTGACCGCTTCGAGGCCGAGGACCTGCTGCAGAGCGCGCTGTTCTCGACGTACAAGGCGTGGGACCGGATCAGTGACAAGGCGGCGGTCGGCGGATACCTCCGCCGCACCATGACCAACCTGCACATCAGCGCCTGGCGGCGCCGCAAGCTCAACGAGTACCCGACCGAGGAACTGCCGGAGACGCCCTCCGACACGGACGCGATGCGCGGCACCGAGCTGCGCGCGGTCCTGTGGCAGGCGCTGGCCCGGCTGCCCGAGCTCCAGCGCACCATGCTGGTCCTGCGCTACTACGAGGGCCGTACGGACCCGGAGATCGCGGAGATCCTCGACATCAGTGTCGGCACGGTGAAGTCCAGCATCTGGCGGTCGCTCCGCCGGCTGCGCGAGGACGAGGTCCTCAGCTTCGGCCGTGACGAGGAGGACGCCTTCGGGGAGCTGGTCGCCTGA
- a CDS encoding uridine kinase family protein — protein sequence MSLHLPSPARVVLLCGPSGSGKSLVAALSGLPVLRLDDFYKEGDDPTLPLVDGSSDIDWDHPRSWDADVAVEAIARLCATGSTPIPVYDIALSARTGEETLHIGRTPLFVAEGIFAAEIVERCRERGLLADALCLTRGSVTTFRRRFLRDLKEGRKSVPFLLRRGWRLMRTERSIVARQVTLGAHPCGRDEALGRLAAAAAGRQTRQQTVA from the coding sequence GTGAGCCTTCATCTCCCGTCCCCCGCCCGTGTCGTGCTGCTGTGCGGTCCCTCGGGTTCGGGCAAGTCACTCGTCGCCGCCCTTTCCGGGCTCCCCGTGCTGCGCCTCGACGACTTCTACAAGGAGGGTGACGACCCGACTCTGCCGCTGGTGGACGGGAGTTCGGACATCGACTGGGACCACCCCCGGTCCTGGGACGCGGACGTGGCGGTCGAGGCCATCGCCCGGCTGTGCGCCACCGGGTCGACGCCGATACCGGTGTACGACATCGCGCTGAGCGCCCGTACGGGCGAGGAGACACTGCACATCGGCCGTACCCCGCTGTTCGTCGCGGAAGGCATCTTCGCCGCGGAGATCGTCGAGCGCTGCCGCGAGCGGGGGCTGCTGGCGGACGCGCTGTGTCTGACCCGGGGCTCCGTCACCACCTTCCGCCGCCGTTTCCTGCGCGATCTGAAGGAGGGGCGCAAGTCGGTGCCGTTCCTGCTGCGCCGCGGCTGGCGGCTGATGCGCACGGAACGGTCGATCGTCGCCCGCCAGGTGACACTGGGCGCGCATCCGTGCGGCCGCGACGAGGCGCTCGGCCGGCTGGCGGCGGCAGCGGCAGGGCGGCAGACGCGTCAGCAGACGGTGGCGTAG
- a CDS encoding LysR family transcriptional regulator, giving the protein MAHQQSSQPRLSWNSDTEDMSVMSMVLAPRLAYFAGVARTEHVTRAAHEMNVPQSTLSRAMARLEQDLGVDLFARHGRTVSLTPAGRTFLTSVERALAEIERAAEEVRADTDPAAGKVAFGFLHTMGAETVPGLLHAFRADHPRVRFSLVQNYGEAMLERLRAGELDLCLTSPVPDAPDLVARRLDEQKLRLVVPADHRLATRRRIRLAEAAEETFVTLEPGYGLRRIFDTLCREAGFRPRVAFEGEEAETLRGLVAAGLGVALLPPPTVPRPGVVELTVTAPRAVREIGVAWLAGRPDTPPVAAFKKFLLSRRGNLLPT; this is encoded by the coding sequence ATGGCGCATCAGCAAAGCTCACAGCCTCGCCTGTCATGGAACAGTGACACAGAAGACATGTCTGTGATGTCGATGGTGCTCGCGCCCCGTCTCGCGTACTTCGCCGGCGTGGCCCGCACCGAGCACGTCACCCGGGCCGCCCACGAGATGAACGTCCCGCAGTCCACCCTCTCCCGTGCGATGGCCCGCCTGGAGCAGGACCTGGGCGTCGACCTGTTCGCCCGGCACGGCCGTACGGTCTCCCTGACCCCCGCCGGCCGCACGTTCCTCACCTCCGTCGAACGCGCCCTCGCCGAGATCGAGCGGGCCGCCGAGGAGGTGCGCGCCGACACCGACCCGGCCGCCGGCAAGGTCGCCTTCGGCTTTCTGCACACCATGGGCGCCGAGACGGTCCCCGGCCTTCTCCACGCCTTCCGCGCCGACCACCCGCGCGTCCGCTTCAGCCTGGTCCAGAACTACGGCGAGGCCATGCTGGAACGCCTGCGCGCCGGCGAACTGGACCTCTGCCTCACCTCACCCGTGCCCGACGCCCCCGACCTGGTCGCCCGCCGCCTCGACGAGCAGAAACTCCGCCTGGTCGTCCCCGCCGACCACCGCCTCGCCACCCGCCGCCGCATCCGCCTCGCCGAGGCGGCCGAGGAAACCTTCGTCACCCTGGAGCCCGGCTACGGCTTGCGGCGCATCTTCGACACCTTGTGCCGAGAGGCCGGCTTCCGTCCACGCGTCGCCTTCGAGGGAGAGGAGGCCGAGACCCTGCGGGGCCTGGTGGCGGCGGGCCTGGGGGTCGCTCTCCTGCCCCCGCCCACGGTCCCGAGACCGGGAGTCGTGGAACTGACGGTGACAGCCCCGAGGGCCGTCCGGGAGATCGGCGTCGCGTGGCTGGCAGGCCGTCCGGACACCCCGCCGGTGGCCGCGTTCAAGAAGTTCTTGCTTTCAAGAAGGGGCAACTTGCTGCCCACCTGA
- a CDS encoding aldehyde dehydrogenase family protein, whose product MSEKTEKTEPRLSVFKTYKLYVGGKFPRSESGRVYEVTDSKGKWLANAPQSSRKDARDAVVAARKAFGGWSGATAYNRGQVLYRVAEMLEGRREQFVREVADAEGLSKPKAAAVVDAAIDCWVWYAGWTDKIAQVIGGANPVAGPFFNLSSPEPTGVVAVLAPQESSFLGLVSALAPVIATGNTAVVIASEQSPLPALSLAEVLATSDVPGGVVNVLSGRTAEIAPPLAAHQDVNAIDLAGADEALAKELEIAAADNLKRVLRPQPVDYFETPGIDRMTAFLETKTVWHPTGSLGASGSSY is encoded by the coding sequence ATGTCTGAGAAGACCGAAAAGACCGAACCGCGACTGTCGGTCTTCAAGACCTACAAGCTGTACGTCGGCGGGAAGTTCCCGCGTTCCGAGAGCGGCCGGGTGTACGAGGTGACCGACTCGAAGGGCAAGTGGCTGGCCAACGCACCGCAGTCCAGCCGTAAGGACGCCCGTGACGCGGTCGTGGCCGCGCGCAAGGCGTTCGGCGGCTGGTCCGGGGCGACGGCGTACAACCGCGGCCAGGTCCTCTACCGCGTCGCGGAGATGCTGGAGGGCCGGCGCGAGCAGTTCGTGCGCGAAGTGGCCGACGCGGAGGGCCTGTCCAAGCCGAAGGCCGCCGCGGTCGTGGACGCGGCCATCGACTGCTGGGTCTGGTACGCGGGCTGGACCGACAAGATCGCCCAGGTGATCGGCGGCGCCAACCCGGTCGCAGGCCCGTTCTTCAACCTCTCCTCGCCCGAGCCGACCGGCGTGGTCGCGGTACTGGCTCCGCAGGAGTCGTCCTTCCTGGGCCTGGTGTCGGCGCTGGCCCCGGTGATCGCCACCGGCAACACCGCCGTCGTGATCGCTAGCGAGCAGTCCCCGCTCCCAGCGCTCTCCCTGGCCGAGGTGCTGGCCACCTCCGACGTCCCCGGCGGCGTGGTCAACGTCCTGTCCGGCCGTACCGCGGAGATCGCGCCGCCGCTGGCCGCGCACCAGGACGTCAACGCGATCGACCTCGCGGGCGCCGACGAAGCGCTGGCGAAGGAGCTGGAGATCGCGGCGGCCGACAACCTGAAGCGGGTGCTCCGTCCACAGCCTGTGGATTACTTCGAGACGCCGGGCATCGACCGGATGACGGCGTTCCTGGAGACCAAGACGGTCTGGCACCCGACGGGATCACTGGGCGCATCCGGCTCGTCGTACTGA
- a CDS encoding VanZ family protein, with product MQRQGSIGGSAAIRVRVTGGILLVAHLALVAWLMLRPLNVPWVTPPNVHPLAGIRADLALGWPQAARRIGEGLALLAPLGVLLPMTHGRLAVSPLASLIRTTAAGALISAGIALLQTGVPGRVVDVDSLLLNTAGVLLAHLLVVPASRARLRRRRQLSGDDAEAQTRPVTVQEELSQGRTPTIPRVGIAP from the coding sequence GTGCAGCGTCAAGGCTCCATCGGCGGCAGCGCCGCGATCCGCGTCCGGGTGACAGGCGGCATCCTCCTCGTCGCCCACCTCGCCCTAGTCGCCTGGCTGATGCTGCGCCCCCTGAACGTGCCCTGGGTGACACCTCCCAATGTGCACCCCCTGGCCGGCATCCGCGCCGACCTGGCGCTGGGCTGGCCGCAGGCCGCCAGACGCATCGGCGAAGGCCTGGCCCTGCTCGCCCCGCTGGGTGTACTGCTGCCGATGACCCACGGCAGGCTCGCCGTCTCCCCGCTCGCCTCCCTGATCCGTACGACCGCCGCCGGCGCCCTGATCTCCGCCGGCATCGCCCTGCTGCAGACCGGCGTGCCCGGCAGGGTGGTGGACGTCGACTCGCTGCTGCTCAACACTGCCGGCGTGCTCCTGGCTCACCTGCTCGTCGTCCCCGCGAGCCGCGCCCGGCTGCGCAGGCGGCGGCAGTTGAGCGGCGACGACGCCGAGGCCCAGACCCGGCCCGTCACCGTCCAGGAGGAGCTGTCTCAGGGGCGTACCCCGACGATTCCCAGGGTCGGAATAGCTCCGTAG
- the afsQ1 gene encoding two-component system response regulator AfsQ1, whose protein sequence is MPSLLLIEDDDAIRTALELSLTRQGHRVATAASGEDGLKLLREQRPDLIVLDVMLPGIDGFEVCRRIRRTDQLPIILLTARSDDIDVVVGLESGADDYVVKPVQGRVLDARIRAVLRRGERESTDSATFGSLVIDRSAMTVTKNGEDLQLTPTELRLLLELSRRPGQALSRQQLLRLVWEHDYLGDSRLVDACVQRLRAKVEDVPSSPTLIRTVRGVGYRLDTPQ, encoded by the coding sequence GTGCCTTCCCTGTTGCTGATCGAGGACGACGACGCGATCCGGACGGCCCTGGAGCTCTCGCTGACGCGCCAGGGCCACCGGGTGGCGACCGCTGCCAGCGGTGAGGACGGTCTGAAACTGCTCCGCGAGCAGCGGCCCGACCTGATCGTGCTGGACGTCATGCTGCCCGGCATCGACGGCTTCGAGGTGTGCCGGCGCATCCGGCGCACCGACCAGCTGCCGATCATCCTGCTAACCGCGCGGAGCGACGACATCGACGTCGTGGTCGGGCTGGAGTCGGGGGCCGACGACTATGTCGTCAAACCCGTCCAGGGCCGGGTGCTGGACGCCCGGATCCGGGCCGTGCTGCGGCGCGGGGAGCGCGAGTCCACCGACTCGGCGACGTTCGGCAGCCTGGTCATCGACCGGTCGGCGATGACCGTGACGAAGAACGGCGAGGATCTGCAGCTGACCCCGACCGAGCTGAGGCTGCTGCTGGAGCTGAGCCGGCGGCCCGGTCAGGCGCTGTCCCGCCAGCAGCTGCTGCGGCTGGTGTGGGAGCACGACTATCTGGGTGACTCGCGCCTGGTGGACGCGTGTGTGCAGCGGCTGCGCGCCAAGGTGGAGGACGTGCCGTCGTCCCCGACCCTGATCCGCACCGTCCGTGGTGTCGGCTACCGCCTGGACACTCCTCAGTGA
- a CDS encoding alpha/beta fold hydrolase: protein MGQQATPVRTAGLGKAVGTAPTAVSGAVLLLPGGEETSARRPSPVWATITLRSLGRRLARAGRLEGLAVHTVHYRYRGWNGSEAHLAADAEWAADEVVRRYGDVPVCLVGVDMGGRAALRAGGHEAVNSVVALAPWLPEDDVAAPAEPVRQLAGRRVLIVHGTNDERTDPELSFRYAERAKKANREVCRFEVHSDGHGLSGHRDEVGCLAVDFMMGALFGHHVSRPVEDALAAPPPIGLRMPLAVGFGRSLRR, encoded by the coding sequence ATGGGACAGCAAGCGACACCGGTCCGAACGGCCGGACTGGGGAAGGCGGTCGGCACGGCGCCGACGGCGGTGAGCGGAGCGGTCCTGCTGCTCCCCGGCGGGGAGGAGACCTCCGCCCGCAGGCCGTCCCCTGTGTGGGCGACGATCACGCTGCGCTCACTGGGCCGACGGCTCGCTCGCGCGGGGCGGTTGGAGGGGCTGGCTGTCCATACCGTCCACTACCGGTACCGGGGCTGGAACGGCAGCGAGGCCCATCTGGCGGCGGACGCGGAGTGGGCCGCCGACGAGGTCGTACGAAGATACGGCGATGTTCCCGTGTGCCTCGTCGGGGTGGACATGGGCGGACGGGCGGCACTGCGGGCCGGCGGACACGAAGCCGTCAACTCGGTGGTGGCGCTGGCTCCTTGGCTCCCCGAGGATGATGTGGCCGCGCCCGCCGAGCCGGTACGGCAGCTGGCGGGCCGCCGGGTGCTGATCGTGCACGGCACGAACGACGAACGGACCGATCCCGAGCTGTCGTTCCGGTATGCGGAGCGGGCGAAGAAGGCGAATCGGGAGGTGTGCCGGTTCGAAGTCCATTCCGATGGACACGGGTTGAGTGGGCATCGGGATGAAGTGGGTTGTCTGGCCGTCGACTTCATGATGGGGGCGCTGTTCGGGCACCATGTGTCGCGGCCCGTCGAGGATGCGCTGGCGGCTCCGCCGCCCATCGGGCTTCGGATGCCGTTGGCTGTGGGGTTCGGGCGGTCCTTGAGGCGGTAG
- a CDS encoding PspC domain-containing protein codes for MTTLARPTHGRMIGGVCAALARRFGTSATTMRVIFLLSCLLPGPQFLLYIALWILLPAEDKTRTAW; via the coding sequence ATGACCACCCTTGCCCGTCCCACCCACGGCCGCATGATCGGCGGAGTGTGCGCAGCGCTGGCCCGGCGCTTCGGCACTTCCGCGACGACGATGCGGGTGATCTTCCTGCTGTCCTGCCTGCTGCCCGGCCCGCAGTTCCTGCTCTATATAGCGCTGTGGATCCTGCTGCCGGCCGAGGACAAGACCCGTACCGCCTGGTGA
- a CDS encoding sensor histidine kinase encodes MTEEQGRLRGWAAGRKGNLSRLRFTSLRLRLVVVFGLVALTAAVSASGIAYWLNREAVLTRAQDAVLRDFRQEMQNRAGALPEHPTQDQLQRAAGQMAASSQRFSVLLVAQDAHGKTVYGNSGGINGFSLEDVPKPLRTAVNKQQTVSDTNKEPYHLYWQRVVDHGTPYLVAGTKVIGGGPTGYMAKSLEPEAKDLNSLAWSLGIATGLALIGAALLAQAAATTVLKPVHRLGVAARRLGEGRLDTRLRVSGTDELADLSRTFNNAAEALEQRVAEMAARDEASRRFVADMSHELRTPLTAITAVTEVLEEELEAESMDPMIEPAVRLVVSETRRLNDLVENLMEVTRFDAGTARLVLDDVDVADQITACIDARAWLDAVELDAERGIHAQLDPRRLDVILANLIGNALKHGGSPVRVSVRVSDAKDADVVIQVRDHGPGIPEEVLPHVFDRFYKASASRPRSEGSGLGLSIAMENAHIHGGEITAANSPDGGAVFTLRLPRDASRLTEEPDDGGKTDNGATGNSESSGNSGASGKSGNPGSTGSPGCSGKEGS; translated from the coding sequence GTGACCGAAGAGCAAGGGAGGCTGCGCGGCTGGGCCGCGGGTCGCAAGGGCAATCTGTCGCGGCTCAGGTTCACCAGCCTCAGGCTGCGCCTGGTCGTCGTCTTCGGACTGGTGGCCCTGACGGCCGCAGTGTCGGCGTCGGGCATCGCCTACTGGCTGAACCGGGAGGCGGTGCTCACCCGCGCCCAGGACGCGGTGCTGCGTGACTTCCGGCAGGAGATGCAGAACCGCGCGGGCGCACTGCCGGAGCACCCCACGCAGGACCAACTGCAGCGCGCGGCGGGCCAGATGGCGGCCAGCAGCCAGCGCTTCAGCGTGCTCCTGGTCGCCCAGGACGCCCACGGCAAGACGGTGTACGGCAACTCGGGCGGCATCAACGGCTTCTCGCTGGAGGACGTGCCGAAGCCGCTGCGCACGGCCGTGAACAAGCAGCAGACGGTGTCCGACACCAACAAGGAGCCGTACCACCTGTACTGGCAGCGGGTCGTGGACCACGGCACGCCGTATCTGGTGGCCGGTACGAAGGTGATCGGCGGCGGTCCGACCGGCTACATGGCCAAGTCCCTGGAGCCGGAGGCGAAGGACCTCAACTCGCTGGCGTGGTCGCTGGGCATCGCCACCGGGCTCGCGCTGATCGGCGCCGCGCTGCTCGCGCAGGCCGCCGCCACGACCGTACTGAAGCCGGTCCACCGGCTGGGCGTCGCCGCCCGGCGGCTCGGGGAGGGCAGGCTGGACACCCGGCTGCGGGTGTCCGGCACGGACGAACTCGCCGATCTCTCGCGGACGTTCAACAACGCGGCCGAGGCGCTGGAGCAGCGGGTCGCGGAGATGGCCGCGCGGGACGAGGCGTCCCGCCGCTTCGTGGCGGACATGAGCCATGAGCTGCGCACGCCCCTGACGGCGATCACCGCGGTGACGGAGGTACTGGAGGAGGAGCTGGAGGCGGAGTCGATGGACCCGATGATCGAGCCCGCCGTCCGGCTGGTCGTCAGCGAGACCCGCCGCCTCAACGACCTGGTCGAGAACCTGATGGAGGTCACCCGCTTCGACGCGGGCACCGCCCGGCTGGTCCTGGACGACGTCGACGTCGCCGATCAGATCACCGCCTGCATCGACGCCCGCGCCTGGCTGGACGCCGTCGAGCTGGACGCCGAGCGCGGCATCCACGCCCAGCTCGATCCGCGCCGGCTGGACGTCATCCTCGCCAACCTGATCGGCAACGCGCTCAAGCACGGCGGGTCGCCGGTGCGGGTGTCGGTGCGCGTGTCCGATGCGAAGGACGCCGACGTGGTGATCCAGGTCCGTGACCACGGCCCCGGTATCCCCGAGGAGGTCCTGCCGCACGTCTTCGACCGCTTCTACAAGGCGAGTGCCTCCCGGCCGCGCTCCGAGGGCAGCGGTCTGGGCCTGTCCATCGCCATGGAGAACGCCCACATCCACGGCGGCGAGATCACCGCCGCCAACTCGCCCGACGGCGGCGCGGTATTCACCCTGCGGCTGCCGCGGGACGCCTCCCGGCTGACGGAGGAACCCGACGACGGCGGGAAGACCGACAACGGCGCCACAGGGAATTCAGAAAGCTCGGGAAACTCAGGAGCCTCAGGGAAATCGGGAAATCCGGGAAGCACCGGAAGCCCGGGATGTTCGGGAAAGGAGGGGTCATGA
- a CDS encoding sigma-70 family RNA polymerase sigma factor yields the protein MGNGTATADLDAALEKHRTELTGYCYRMLGSSFEAEDAVQDTLVRAWRSYDKFEGRSSLRSWLYRIATNVCLDMLTAGNKRARPMDLTESTPLAQAALSPRPDNTWLEPMPDARVLPTADDPAEAAVAKESVRLAFMAALQQLPPKQRAVLILREVLAWKASEVAELLGTSVASVNSALQRARATLAERADAGDEGAVSDPLDEEQQKLLERYVKAFEGYDMTALTALLHEDAIMTMPPFDLWLRGPADITGFMTTLGASCAGSRLLPVQVNGLPGFAHYKPDEEQGGFSPWAVQVLELSDGRITGFHCFLDTKRWFPLFGLPLHLEAEPDEVEKGE from the coding sequence ATGGGAAACGGCACGGCGACGGCGGACCTCGACGCCGCACTGGAGAAACACCGGACCGAGCTGACCGGGTACTGCTACCGGATGCTCGGCTCCTCCTTCGAGGCCGAGGACGCGGTGCAGGACACCCTGGTGCGGGCCTGGCGGAGCTACGACAAGTTCGAGGGCCGTTCCTCGCTGCGCTCGTGGCTGTACCGGATCGCGACGAACGTGTGCCTGGACATGCTGACGGCGGGCAACAAGCGGGCGCGGCCGATGGACCTCACCGAGTCGACGCCGCTCGCCCAGGCGGCCCTGTCCCCCCGGCCGGACAACACCTGGCTGGAGCCGATGCCGGACGCGCGGGTGCTGCCGACGGCCGACGACCCGGCGGAGGCGGCGGTCGCCAAGGAGTCGGTCCGGCTGGCCTTCATGGCTGCCCTGCAGCAACTGCCGCCCAAACAGCGGGCGGTGCTGATCCTGCGCGAGGTGCTGGCCTGGAAGGCGAGCGAGGTCGCCGAGCTGCTGGGCACCTCGGTCGCGTCGGTCAACAGCGCGCTGCAGCGGGCGCGGGCCACGCTCGCGGAGCGCGCGGACGCGGGTGACGAGGGCGCGGTGTCGGACCCGCTGGACGAGGAGCAGCAGAAGCTCCTGGAGCGGTACGTCAAGGCCTTCGAGGGCTACGACATGACGGCGCTGACGGCCCTGCTCCACGAGGACGCCATCATGACGATGCCGCCGTTCGACCTGTGGCTGCGCGGCCCGGCCGACATCACCGGCTTCATGACGACCCTCGGTGCCTCCTGCGCCGGCTCGCGGCTGCTGCCGGTGCAGGTCAACGGCCTGCCGGGGTTCGCGCACTACAAGCCGGACGAGGAGCAGGGCGGCTTCAGTCCCTGGGCCGTGCAGGTGCTGGAGCTGTCAGACGGCCGGATCACCGGTTTCCACTGCTTCCTCGACACCAAGCGGTGGTTCCCGCTCTTCGGCCTGCCCCTCCACCTGGAAGCGGAGCCCGACGAGGTCGAGAAGGGCGAGTAG
- a CDS encoding adenosine deaminase produces MTSETAPTGAVSASVPAHVPTPDQIRRAPKVLLHDHLDGGLRPGTVVELAQETGYSELPESDPGKLGIWFREAADSGSLERYLETFKHTVGVMQTREALVRVARECAEDLAEDGVVYAEVRYAPEQHLEGGLTLEEVVEAVNEGFRQGERLAREGGHRIRVGALLTAMRHAARSLEIAELANRYRDSGVVGFDIAGAEAGYPPTRHLDAFEYLKRENNHFTIHAGEAFGLPSIWQALQWCGADRLGHGVRIIDDIEVREDGSVRLGRLASYVRDKRIPLELCPSSNLQTGAAPSYAEHPIGLLRRLHFRVTVNTDNRLMSHTSMSQECAHLVEAFGYTLDDLQWFSVNAMKSAFIPFDERLAMINDVVKPGYAELRSEWLFQQTASTRASGGG; encoded by the coding sequence ATGACGAGCGAGACCGCACCGACCGGGGCCGTCTCGGCGAGTGTCCCGGCGCACGTTCCGACGCCGGACCAGATCCGCCGCGCGCCCAAGGTTCTGCTGCACGATCATCTCGACGGCGGGCTCCGCCCCGGAACCGTCGTCGAACTCGCCCAGGAGACGGGGTACTCGGAGCTTCCCGAGTCCGATCCGGGCAAGCTGGGCATCTGGTTCCGTGAGGCCGCCGACTCCGGCTCGCTGGAACGGTATCTGGAGACCTTCAAGCACACCGTCGGCGTGATGCAGACCCGGGAGGCGCTCGTCCGCGTCGCCCGGGAGTGCGCCGAGGACCTCGCCGAGGACGGCGTCGTCTACGCCGAGGTGCGCTACGCCCCCGAGCAGCACCTGGAGGGCGGACTGACCCTGGAGGAGGTGGTCGAGGCCGTCAACGAAGGATTCCGGCAGGGCGAGCGGCTCGCCCGGGAAGGCGGTCACCGCATCCGGGTCGGCGCGCTGCTGACCGCCATGCGGCACGCGGCCCGCTCCCTGGAGATCGCCGAACTCGCCAACCGCTACCGGGACTCCGGCGTCGTCGGCTTCGACATCGCCGGCGCCGAGGCCGGCTACCCGCCCACCCGGCATCTGGACGCCTTCGAGTACCTCAAGCGCGAGAACAACCACTTCACCATCCACGCCGGCGAAGCCTTCGGACTGCCGTCCATCTGGCAGGCGCTGCAGTGGTGCGGTGCCGACCGGCTCGGGCACGGCGTGCGGATCATCGACGACATCGAGGTCCGCGAGGACGGCTCGGTGCGGCTCGGCCGGCTGGCGTCCTACGTCCGCGACAAGCGGATCCCGCTGGAGCTGTGCCCCAGCTCGAACCTGCAGACCGGGGCCGCGCCCTCCTACGCCGAGCACCCGATCGGGCTGCTGCGTCGGCTGCATTTCCGGGTCACCGTGAACACCGACAACCGGCTGATGTCGCACACGAGTATGAGTCAGGAATGCGCGCATCTCGTCGAGGCCTTCGGTTACACGCTCGACGATCTGCAGTGGTTCTCCGTCAATGCCATGAAATCGGCGTTCATTCCTTTCGATGAACGGCTGGCTATGATCAATGACGTCGTCAAGCCCGGATATGCGGAGCTGAGATCCGAATGGCTGTTTCAGCAGACGGCCTCTACCAGGGCTTCTGGCGGGGGCTGA